CCCTTGAAGCTGCCCAGAGACTGCAGGAGCTGGTCAGGGGCAATGTAATCACCCTTGAACCGGGAGAGCCTCCCCAGGACCGGTATGGACGGATCCTAGCCTATGCATATCTTCCGACAGGGGAGAACATTAATGTTCTTCTGGTCAGAGAAGGGTATGCCTTTTATTTCCCCCATCAGAACCAGAACCAGGAAATCTCAAGCCAAATCCTGGCTGCCCAGCAGAAGGCCATGGAAGAGGGAAGGGGATTCTGGCCCGGGGTTCTGGCTGTTGACAAGCCCGGAAAAGAGTATGTGGGCAACACCAGAAGCAAGCGTTTTCATGTGCTGGACTGCGGTTATGGTCAGA
This genomic window from Desulfonatronovibrio hydrogenovorans DSM 9292 contains:
- a CDS encoding thermonuclease family protein is translated as MKFAAKLFIGSLFVFLLMGTVDAGQVRVAWVPDGDTLILENRDVVRLKGIDAPETGYNGGPAQYFALEAAQRLQELVRGNVITLEPGEPPQDRYGRILAYAYLPTGENINVLLVREGYAFYFPHQNQNQEISSQILAAQQKAMEEGRGFWPGVLAVDKPGKEYVGNTRSKRFHVLDCGYGQRISRANQRFFSSLYQAFYEGFAPCRRCTPWPDEKR